Proteins co-encoded in one Opitutales bacterium genomic window:
- a CDS encoding septal ring lytic transglycosylase RlpA family protein, whose amino-acid sequence MTPLRAMAFCVLSLIFLLGCSGSGSLNESGVASFYDQGFAYRKTANGEIYMPFRYTAAHPTLPFGSWVRVVREDNGAEVAVRINDRGPFVDGRVIDLSRRAARALGMEDEGIVSVRLYLLD is encoded by the coding sequence ATGACTCCCCTGAGAGCTATGGCGTTCTGTGTGTTATCCCTCATTTTTCTGTTGGGGTGCTCCGGCAGTGGCAGTCTGAACGAGTCGGGAGTGGCTTCGTTCTACGACCAAGGATTTGCTTACAGAAAAACCGCAAACGGGGAGATATACATGCCCTTCCGTTACACCGCTGCACATCCGACACTGCCTTTTGGTTCTTGGGTACGCGTTGTTCGCGAGGACAATGGAGCCGAGGTGGCGGTACGGATCAATGATCGCGGTCCATTTGTCGATGGACGTGTGATTGATCTGTCGCGGCGTGCCGCGCGTGCCCTCGGTATGGAGGACGAAGGCATTGTTTCTGTCCGTCTCTATCTACTCGATTAA
- a CDS encoding glycosidase, whose amino-acid sequence MTLTDENAVSLFKRHPLNPVVRPEGKGWRGAVTFNPGVIKKDGTYYLFERCAGNLRPFHCYIGLQTSKDGVHFEPASDEPVVSPVDLGSEYGSVQDPRVTELEGKYYLTVAYRPYSWASIPTGVGVPESYQVDYPGFSGKDEDNQTRSGMLVSEDLKTWKFHSWISPKEMDDRNVILFPEKIAGKYWVTRRPSDFVGTQANHASKPKGVMISHSEDLNTWSDPESLLEPAFDWEDNRLGGSTPPLKTEAGWLLFYHGVQNIDPDVRKVCYRMGAALLDLDDPKKVIARSPYPLLQPTEYYEKIGLYIPNVVFPTGNVIEDGKIRLYYGACDTAICLAEAGLSDVLNFVQSFPVEN is encoded by the coding sequence ATGACTCTCACAGACGAAAACGCTGTCTCTCTTTTTAAACGCCATCCACTGAACCCTGTGGTGCGCCCTGAGGGCAAGGGCTGGCGAGGGGCGGTGACCTTCAATCCAGGTGTCATCAAAAAGGATGGAACTTACTATCTATTCGAGCGCTGCGCTGGTAATTTACGTCCCTTTCATTGCTACATTGGGCTGCAAACCAGCAAAGATGGCGTTCATTTCGAGCCTGCATCTGACGAGCCGGTGGTCTCCCCAGTGGATCTCGGTTCTGAGTATGGATCTGTCCAAGATCCGAGAGTCACAGAACTGGAGGGAAAGTATTACCTGACAGTCGCTTACCGTCCCTATTCTTGGGCATCTATTCCAACTGGAGTCGGAGTGCCTGAGTCCTACCAAGTCGATTACCCTGGGTTCTCAGGTAAAGATGAGGATAACCAAACACGTTCAGGCATGTTGGTAAGCGAAGACCTCAAAACCTGGAAATTCCACAGTTGGATATCCCCGAAAGAAATGGATGACCGCAATGTCATCCTCTTTCCGGAAAAGATTGCTGGTAAGTATTGGGTGACCCGACGCCCATCAGATTTTGTCGGCACTCAAGCCAATCATGCCTCAAAGCCCAAAGGCGTCATGATCTCCCACTCTGAAGACCTTAATACCTGGTCCGACCCCGAGTCCCTATTAGAACCCGCTTTCGATTGGGAGGACAATCGCCTCGGTGGCTCGACACCTCCTCTGAAGACCGAAGCGGGTTGGCTCCTTTTTTATCACGGAGTACAAAACATCGACCCCGACGTCCGCAAAGTATGTTACCGCATGGGAGCTGCCTTGCTAGATTTAGATGACCCTAAAAAAGTCATTGCGCGCAGTCCCTACCCCCTCCTTCAACCTACTGAGTATTACGAGAAAATAGGCCTCTACATTCCGAATGTTGTCTTCCCAACTGGAAATGTGATCGAAGACGGAAAAATACGGCTATACTATGGCGCATGCGACACCGCTATCTGCCTAGCGGAAGCTGGGTTGAGCGACGTGCTCAACTTCGTGCAATCTTTTCCCGTCGAAAATTAA
- the ffh gene encoding signal recognition particle protein encodes MLESLTEKMSGALRSIRGLNKITEDNVGEALKEVRAALLSADVHFKVAREFIKAVKEKALGQEVIKSVNPGQQIVKIINDELIELLGSGDTELKDKRPLKVMLVGLQGAGKTTIAGKLAKFFSKEDKRTALIAGDIYRPAAIDQLETLAQQTNATFYADRGNQDVSKIGKQGLQHALAAKADVIVFDTAGRLQIDTEMVEEVKRLKETINPDEILLVADSALGQEAVNVAKHFHEALEITGIVLTKMDGDARGGAALSIKQITGVPIKFAGVGEKVEDLERFHPDRIASRILGMGDVVSLVEKAQENIDQAEAERLAERMKRAEFNFEDFLAQMRQIKKMGSLGSIMSMMPGMSGIEVGDKEEKQMGRTEAIILSMTIKERQNPKLLNGSRRLRIANGAGVQVKDVNQIIKQFSQMQKMMKMMKGSKGKKMMKRLQGMGGASGLGGF; translated from the coding sequence ATGCTGGAAAGCTTGACCGAGAAAATGTCTGGAGCCCTGCGCTCAATACGGGGCCTAAACAAGATCACCGAGGACAATGTCGGCGAGGCACTCAAGGAGGTGCGCGCCGCACTACTCTCGGCCGATGTACATTTCAAGGTCGCCCGCGAATTCATCAAAGCTGTAAAGGAGAAAGCACTCGGGCAGGAAGTAATCAAATCAGTCAATCCTGGCCAACAGATCGTCAAAATCATCAATGACGAGCTCATCGAACTATTGGGGTCTGGTGATACCGAACTTAAGGATAAGCGCCCCCTCAAGGTCATGCTCGTAGGTCTACAAGGTGCGGGAAAGACGACGATTGCGGGAAAGCTGGCAAAATTTTTCAGTAAAGAAGACAAGAGGACAGCCCTCATCGCCGGCGATATCTACCGTCCCGCTGCAATCGATCAGCTTGAAACGTTGGCCCAACAAACCAACGCCACCTTCTACGCGGACCGCGGAAATCAGGATGTCAGCAAGATTGGCAAGCAAGGCCTACAACATGCGCTCGCTGCCAAAGCAGATGTAATCGTATTCGACACCGCAGGGCGGCTTCAGATCGACACGGAGATGGTCGAAGAAGTCAAGCGGCTCAAAGAGACCATCAATCCTGACGAAATTCTCCTAGTAGCAGACTCTGCGCTGGGTCAAGAGGCCGTTAACGTCGCCAAACACTTTCACGAAGCTCTTGAAATCACCGGCATCGTATTGACCAAAATGGACGGCGATGCCCGAGGCGGTGCCGCTCTATCGATCAAACAGATTACTGGCGTACCCATCAAATTTGCTGGTGTTGGAGAAAAGGTCGAGGATCTCGAACGTTTTCATCCCGACCGCATCGCTTCGAGAATCCTGGGTATGGGTGACGTGGTGTCGCTCGTTGAAAAGGCCCAGGAAAACATAGACCAGGCTGAAGCTGAACGCCTGGCTGAGCGCATGAAGCGGGCAGAGTTCAACTTTGAAGACTTCCTCGCCCAGATGAGACAGATCAAAAAAATGGGGTCGCTCGGTTCAATTATGAGCATGATGCCTGGTATGAGCGGCATCGAGGTTGGAGACAAAGAAGAGAAGCAAATGGGAAGGACCGAAGCCATCATTCTCTCGATGACCATCAAGGAACGTCAAAATCCCAAGCTGCTCAATGGCTCGCGCCGCCTCCGCATTGCAAATGGAGCCGGGGTTCAAGTGAAAGACGTCAATCAGATCATCAAGCAATTCTCCCAAATGCAGAAAATGATGAAAATGATGAAGGGCTCGAAAGGCAAAAAGATGATGAAGCGGCTCCAGGGCATGGGCGGCGCCAGCGGGCTCGGCGGCTTTTAG